The following proteins come from a genomic window of Dreissena polymorpha isolate Duluth1 chromosome 1, UMN_Dpol_1.0, whole genome shotgun sequence:
- the LOC127858723 gene encoding uncharacterized protein LOC127858723, with the protein MELCKKLCRDLDGYSDRLTSIQKRIKIKEDYAIQKHDSLLNKFEAAIRRVQDEIPITVYNLKEHISSALRTAIENVPVIVTKFEHPTPINITATGGYTKELSLYLVEQITLHIRQSCEGNIKAKLSLVLDKMKGLLVTYGPVRHREYGQHAFNFQIKWDLMAIRQLNNIQLDVPAFANVSQWLQHGQYAFVFRNQVISVLGMGAYAGGMLLEKKLVSDLKDKYIANAINVLASNTTYYSQDISSQIIQNLGKELTIIKDQCYEALHKSRILELIDTADLMRHVNVGKQNIGFLSKNIHSLQGRVELHLVPIRVTPLNQLESAAIRNGRMEVVTQQFLLAAFCLGLVTVLLYYMWYR; encoded by the exons ATGGAGCTATGCAAGAAATTATGCAGGGATCTTGATGGATATTCTGATCGTTTGACATCTATTCA AAAGAGAATCAAGATCAAAGAAGATTACGCAATCCAAAAGCATGattcattattaaataagtttgaGGCAGCCATACGCCGAGTCCAAGACGAAATTCCAATAACGGTTTACAACCTTAAAGAACAC ATTTCATCAGCACTCAGGACAGCTATAGAAAACGTGCCTGTCATTGTTACCAAGTTTGAGCATCCAACTCCCATCAATATTACAGCGACAGGGGGGTATACGAAG GAATTAAGTTTATACCTCGTGGAACAGATTACACTTCATATAAGACAATCCTGTGAAGGGAATATCAAGGCAAAGTTAAGCTTAGTGCTCGATAAAATGAAAG GGCTACTAGTAACATATGGTCCTGTCCGACATCGAGAATACGGGCAACATGCTTTCAATTTCCAAATCAAATGGGACTTAATGGCTATCAGACAGCTGAACAACATACAATTAGATGTCCCAGCATTTGCAAACGTGAGCCAATGGTTACAACACGGACAATATGCATTCGTATTTAGA AACCAAGTTATATCAGTACTTGGGATGGGAGCGTACGCAGGAGGAATGCTTTTAGAGAAGAAGCTTGTATCAGATTTAAAGGACAAGTACATAGCCAATGCCATCAATGTACTCGCTTCAAACACAACTTACTACAGTCAAGATATATCATCACAAATAATACA AAATCTAGGAAAGGAGTTAACAATTATTAAAGACCAGTGTTATGAAGCACTACATAAATCAAGAATTTTGGAACTAATCGACACGGCTGATCTAATGCGACACGTCAACGTTGGAAAGCAAAACATCGGTTTCTTGAG taagAACATACATTCTCTGCAAGGTAGGGTTGAACTACATCTCGTGCCAATTAGAGTGACGCCTTTAAATCAGCTAGAGTCCGCAGCGATCCGCAATGGCCGAATGGAAGTGGTGACCCAACAATTTCTATTGGCTGCGTTTTGTCTCGGGTTGGTGACTGTGCTTCTGTACTATATGTGGTATAGATAG